The sequence TAGAATTATCCTTTGCATGTTTGTATCATTCTACACATTggctattattctaatgagctctgTCCCATTCAAGACCAATTTTGGTTGGACCGGACCAAATCTgtaccaatcatagacgtctgtTTCACAGGTTTGGACAGGACAATAGAGCACAGTAGAATAGAGTTCAGTAGatttcagtacaatacagtaaatTGTACTGTCATGTTTGAGCTGACTGTTCCATGGGAGGAGATGATTGAGGAAGCCAACTAGGAAGCTGTTAAAGAACCATGCACTTGTGGACGAAGAATGTACTGACAAGGGATGGAAGGCCAAGTGTCTATACCAGTGGAGGTTGGGGCAAGAGGCATCCCAGGCGCACTAAGTATCCTTGGAGTAAAGGGAGCTCAAAGAAAGATCTGTCACACAGCTGGGCAGAAGACAGAGAGGGCATCACAATGGCTGTGGAGGGAGGAGCAGTGGTTAAGCCAACCTGGTTGAGATCGGGCCTGATCAACACGTTCGTCGCACCCTTCAGAAGGAGTAGTGAGCAGTGCCGAAACACCTACTGAACAGTGGACCTCACCTGAGGATGACCCAGGTGCAGCACAACCACTGTTTGCAGGGAAAAGTGTGACAACAAACCCCGGTCTACCCTGCTGTGTATAAAGCAGTGCTGACCCACTCCATCCTGTGGATCATCTTACACATCACTCCTTGCTTCCTTGTATGCTTTCTGTTTGCACTCTGCAGCTCTGGGATGGTGAAGGCTTACATCTGATTTGTAGTTAACCCAAATCCATCAAACATTTCACACTTAATTGGTGTGTATCACTATCGTGCTAGGAAGGATCACAGTTTTTGACACAGAAAAGACCAAGCAATATTCATAGCTGATTAAATGTCATGTTTAATGTTTGGAAGAACACATTGGTAATTCAAAAACAGATTACAAAATATGTGCAAAGAAATGTAAATTATATTAAAATGTTCAACTCTGAGTACATAACCTATTCTAAATATTTAAGATATTTATTATCTACGATATCATCTTTATATTCATGACAGTATCACCCTGTTGTGCTTTAGGCCCCGATCTGACTCTATTGTGTGTTACAATAACATCCACTGAAATAATTCATATTTTCAATTAAATCCATCCTAAATATGCATCCAAATCATTTAAACAGTTGATTTGGAATTTGAGACTGAATAGAGAACACAACTGATCTCACACATACTACCCTGTATACcaggggtaggcaactagattcagccgggGGGTTGATTTTTGTTGGAGAGGATGGTCAGAGGGCTGGGAACATAATTAGAATAATCTGTACACTGCAAATGTACCACAACTAAGCCCAAAAAGAGATTGTATTTGAATAATTTCATAcattgattacattgagacacaatcacatatttaaaaaaaaaactttgtgtGAATACttgaacagatttcctaaatgaaacacatttttgctgaattcctggtgattttacaGTAAAAAAGTAAAATCACCAGAAAAtattttttaccaaaaagtttaGGGGGGTGGCAAAGAAAATCACTCGCATGCCACAGGACGCCTGTTGCTGAcccctacagtatacagtgccACTCATGCATTTGAGGACACAGAGTTAACTGACTCCGGATCTGTGACTTAACTATGGTATGAAAAGTATTTGGATAGTTGCAGATGGAACACATTGTTCTTCCATCAGCGAAACCTTACTTAGTGAAGTGAAGTTCCCTCAGCCTCTTTTCACACAGTTCATTTGCACGGTTTAGAAATTTGCATAACATGACCATACAACCATCAATTATACCCTTTTACTGTTGCTCCACAGTTCATTGCCCCTTTccatccttctcccccttccctcctcccagtTCCTCCCCACACCTCCcttttttccttcactctttcttCTCTGATGTTGCCTCCTTTTTCTCAAAGGGTGTGTGGACAAGTTTCTCGGGCTTGTATTCCATGAAGAAGTCGTTGCAAGCCACTGTCAGGGCCCCCATCAGGATGATGAACTCTGTGAAGTCCACCTCACCGTCGCTGTTGGCGTCCAGGTCGTTCATCACCTTCTCAACCCCTTCTCCATCCCGGGCGTTCTGGattagaagagggaggaggggtggaggggacggGAGGTtaaagattgtgtgtgtgtgcgccagtcTCTCGTGGTGTCCAGTCCTCTTACCCCTAGGTAACTGCCCAGCTCCTCTGTCAAcagctctctcagctctccccggCTCAGAGTATACTTGTCACCCTCCTTCCCTGAGTACTTGTGGAAGGTTTTGATCAGCATCTGCATGGCATTCTCCAGGTTGGAAGAGGGTTCCTTGGACATACTGGAGGGAAGGGCAGAGGGCATAGGTCAGACACTATGACAGTTTGCACGCTCCATCCCAGCCGCATGTGCGGTCACATGACGAACATGGGTGTGAAGCCTCCACTGAGAcagagtgaaacacacacaccggGCAGAAGAATATCAGCAAACTAGAGGTGTCCCATTTATATGCCTAGGTTACTATATGCAAAGtttaaattgcaggccacacgaGCTATTCCTTCTCAACATACAGTGGCTATTGGACAGTGTTTTGTAACCTTAATTGGTTGACATGTGAAAGATGTGAGGGATATGAGACGAAGAGACGGCTTTTGAAAAGCAACAGTCTTACACACATTGTGTCCGGCATCTTGGAATCTTCTTGAGTTGATTTCGTTGGAAAGActgtgcacacacagacacagatttgTCAATGACACTGACTCACATAATAGTTAGGGTGAAAAGCCTTCAACATGGTTAGCGTGAACACACCAAGAATTCTGTCACTTTTTACAACATTATACTGTACATCATTTTCAAATTCGAACATTGTGAGAGggtccatttaaaaaaacaatattCTCAGTTGACAGACTTGTTAGCTGCTTGCTAAGTAAATGTAACGTCATTGAGGTAACTTGAGATAGAGGTCTCATGGTTTCACAATCATATCGATCATGTAACAATGACAGAACGGAACCGCAAGTATAATGCAAATAAACCACCTGACAATCACAATCAGGAGCTCAGGACAGGCTCTATCCATTCTGAAAAATGAAAAATATTCCTTTGCAGATGTTCACTGGGTGATCAATAATACAGAAGTGCTCAATATAATTTGAATCGGAGATCCTCTACTGAGGAATTCTAATTTTAATCAAATAACTGCAGCATAGAAGAGTTTGGCTATAAAATCACTCATTTGCGTAGTAAAGAAAGAGAGGTAAGGTCAGtgaagaggacagaagagaagaaaATAGGTCAGTAGAGAAGAGATACCACAGCTGACTGGAAAGTCTATAGGGGTCAGCTGCCCCATTGACGGACAGAAGACAATGGGAAACCATGGCGACCCAACT comes from Oncorhynchus gorbuscha isolate QuinsamMale2020 ecotype Even-year linkage group LG24, OgorEven_v1.0, whole genome shotgun sequence and encodes:
- the LOC124013033 gene encoding protein S100-A1-like — encoded protein: MPDTIMSKEPSSNLENAMQMLIKTFHKYSGKEGDKYTLSRGELRELLTEELGSYLGNARDGEGVEKVMNDLDANSDGEVDFTEFIILMGALTVACNDFFMEYKPEKLVHTPFEKKEATSEKKE